The following DNA comes from Tissierellales bacterium.
TACAAGTTATCATAGCTATTAAAATTTTATTCATTTCCTCACCTCATGTTGTTATTTTTTTAAATATAGGATATAATAAAAATAGAAGAGATTGCAGGATAAAATTAGTTGAACTATCTTTTAAATAGGCTGCGTGCTGTGAACACGAAGTCTATTTTTTTGTATCTTTTTCTCCTTGCTTCATATTAAAGTCTATTTCATTTTTGGCATTATCTTTTACTTCAGTTTTTGTTTTAAATTCTAACTCCAGTTTGTCCTTATTGTATATTGTAATAGAAGCTATACCTACTAGCGCTACTATTGTCATACAAAATATACCCCACAGCATAACTGTTTCTCTTTCCATATCACCACTCTCCTCTTTTGCGCTCCTGCAATCTCTTCATATTAGATAAAATAGGAAGAAAGAGTGGTTTTTTGGCCTAATTCAACTAATCCCTTATGTTTATTATACCATATTTTAGACAAAAATTAGTTGATTATTTATCATTGTTAGATTATTTTTATACCTCAAGCTTAGGTTATTTTGATTCATCATTTATTTTATCTTTGAAATTAATTATTAAACATTTCCATTAAACATATAACAAATATTATTTATATATAACTATATAGTATTTAAATAGCTTCCTAAGTAATGTATCCGCTGTTAATTTCCTATAAAATCCAGGGCGAAATATTATAAAAGCAAATTATAAAAAAGCGGTCTTTAAAAGGTGGCAATTTTGGACTTAAATACATTTTGAATACAATAACATTCTTAACAATATAAAGGCTCCTAAATCGTATGTTTAAAGCATTAAACCACAAACTGGAATCTTATAACTTTATAAAGTTCAATAAAATGCGATTTATATTGTTATTATTATAAATGTTCCATTTTACACCAAATTTATGTTGGAAACTATAAAGTTTTTATAAATAAATTATTTTTCAGATAACTTTATTAATTGAATTAAAATCTTATTATCTAATACTTTATATAATAAGATTTTAATTTTAGTATAATTTTAATATCTTAAAACTAATGTTCTAAATTATAGCTTAACTATTAGGATGAAAAATGTATTATCATGAGTAAATATATTTTAGTTAACATAATTTTATTATGTTAACTAATTCAATAATTCAAACATAGGTTTACATAATAAAGTTATGTTAACCTATGTTTGAATTGCTTATAGCCAACAATATCCATTGTTAATTAATCAAACTCAATTAAATCATAATTATTTTCTAAGCTATCAATGAATAAAACTTTTTTATTTAGCAAATCTCCTTGTTTTATTAGCAGTTTTATTACTTCTGAAACTTCCATTGATGCAATTAATGGAACTATAAAAGAAAGGTTTCCCAGACTCCCTTCTATCCCTTTCTTTTCTATAGTATCTTCTGGATATAATTTATTTAGTATATCATCTCCAGGCAAGATAGTAGTAACCTGACCATAAAATCCAGCTATAGCTCCATGTATCATTGGTATATCTAATTGTTTAGCTTTTTCTTGTAATAATAATCTTACTTTAATATTATCAAGAGCATCTACTATAACATCATGCCCCTTTAAAATAGTAGATGCATTTTTTGCAGTTAGCATTTTATCTATTGCCGTTACCTTAATTAATGGATTTACTAGCTCCATCCTTTTTTTTGCTTCAATAGCTTTATTTTGACCTATATTTTTAGTATGACATAAAACTTGTCTATTTAAATTTGTTTCATCAAAAACATCTCCATCTATAACAGTAAGGTTTCCCACTCCAATTCTCCCAAGTAATTCAATAATATATCCACCTAATCCTCCACAGCCAACAATACAAACTTTACTTTCATTTAAAATTTTATTTTCCCCTATAGACAAAGCATTCATATTCTTAACATATCTTTTGTCAATATGCTTTTTCATAATATCACCTAATTATCCTTATTATAATAACCTTATTTTATATCTAAATAAAAAAGAACCCCTTTATATTTGTAGCATATATAGCGGTTCTTTTTCCTTTAAAAGTATCCTTAGATAAACGTATTTACCTTGTAAAACTTTATTATCTTTTATTATAATATTATATATTTTTTTATTATACTATTATTACCAATTCTATTTTAATTCTCTTTAAACTTAAATCTCTATTAATTTTCCTCTACTATATCCTTTATTCTCTTTAATCCTTCTTTAATATTTTCCATAGATGTTGCATATGAAAGTCTTATATAGTCGTCATCACCAAAACCCATTCCTGGAACAACTGCTACATTACCTTTATCTAATAATAAGTTTGCTAAGTCTAAGGAACTATTTATTGTTTGTCCATTAATAACTTTTCCTTTTAACTCTTTAAAATTAATCATAATATAGAAAGCACCTTCAGGTTTTTTGCAGCTTAATCCTTTAATAGAATTAACAGCTTTATTCATATAATTTCTTCTTTCTTCAAAATGTTTTTTCATTTCTAAAACGTTTTCTTGTTCTCCTGTTAATCCTTCAATACTTGCATATTGAGATATTGAGCATGGGTTAGAAGTAGTATGACTTTGAATATTACTCATAATTTTTGCTATATCTCTATGTGCAGCAGCATATCCAATTCTCCAGCCAGTCATAGCATATGCTTTAGACATCCCATTTATAACAATAGTTAAATCCTTTATTTCATCACCAAGATTAGCTATACTTACATGTTTTAGATCATCATATATTAATTTTTCATAAATTTCATCAGAAATTACAAATACATTATTTTCAACAGCCCAATTAGCAATTACACCTAATTCATCTTTTGTATAAATTGCACCTGTTGGATTACTTGGACTGTTTAAAATTATTGCTTTAGTTTTATCTGTCAATACATTATTTAAATCATCAACATTAAATTTAAAACCATTTTCTTCTTTAGTTTGAATAAAGACAGGTTTTCCCCCTGCAATTTTAACCATTTCAGGATAGCTAACCCAATATGGTATAGAAATTATCACTTCATCTTCTGGGTTTAGTATTGCCATTAATGCATTATAAATTGAATGTTTTGCACCACTTGAAATAATAATATTTTCAGGTTCATAAGTTAAATTATTATCCTTTTCTAGCTTTTCACAGACCGCTTTTTTAAGTTCTGTAATTCCAGAAGCAGCTGTATACTTGGTTAAGCCTTTCTTAATCGCTCTTATTCCTTCTTTTTGAATAGATTCAGGAGTGTTAAAATCTGGTTCACCTGCGCCAAAGCTTATAACGTCAATTCCTTCTGCTTTCATAGCCTTAGCTTTAGCAGTAATTTCTAATGTTACAGATGGTGATATTTCTAAACCCTTTTTAGATAAATTCATATGCATACCTCCATTTTTATCATTTTAATTTATGTTAAATATTTATTTATCTATCTATCCCATATATATCCATTAGAACATTATTAATAATGTGTAAGGAATCCTCAAAAATTGGTTTATACATTAATAGTATTACTTTATAATGCTCATACCCTTTATCAGTAATTTTATATCTTCTTATAGATCTTTTATCAGGTTCATCCCACCAACCTGTTACATAACCCTTTTCCTCTAAATCTCTAAGTAAAGGATAAACCATTCCTGGACTTGGTTCCCACTTACCATCAAGTCTAGTTTTTATCTCATCTATAATTTCATTTCCATAATAGCTTCTTTCTTTAAGAAAGTGTAAGATATAGAGTTTTACAAAAGAGGTTGTACTAATTTTAGCAGGAAACTGCCTATTTCGTTCCCCTTTATATGTTGACATTTTGTATCCTCCTTTTCATTTCAGGAATATTATTTAAGTTTACATAATACTTTCCTAGTAAACAGTCTCCATCTTTAAAATTACCATGCCAATCTGAACCGCCAGTAGCTATCAAATTAAATCTTTCTGCTACTTTAATAAAATCTAGTACATTTTTATTAGAATGTTTAGGATGTATAACCTCTATACCATCAATTCCAGACTTAATACAGTGATTTATTATTTCTTTCTGATCCAATAAACCAGGATGAGCAAGACTTACAAGACCATTTTCACTATGAATAAGTTCTACAACTTCCTCAATTCTTAGTTTATAGCGTTCAACATAAGCTGGTTTTCCTCTATTTAAATATTTTCCAAAGGCTTCATCCATTGAATTTACATATCCTTTATCTATTAATGCCCTTCCTATATGAGGCCTTCCAATATAATCTTTTCTAGCATGTTTTATTACATCATCAATAGTAATTTTAATTCCTAGATTATTTAATTTTTTAATTATTTTTTCTCCTCTTGTTACTCTTGCATCTTTCAACCCCTTAGTTAAGGATAACATATTTTCTGAGTAATAATCAAAAAAATATCCTAATAAGTGGACTTCTTCATCTAAATAGACACAACCAAATTCAATTCCTGGGATAATATAAAAATCATTGTATAATTTTCCCCTCTTTACAGCAGCTTCAATTCCTTCTAGTGAATCATGATCAGTAATAGCAATACCATCAAGACCAGATTCAACTGCCATATCTACAGCTTGGGAGGGGGTATATGAACCATCAGAAAAAGTAGTATGTAAATGCAAATCTGTTATCATTAGAATTCACTCCCTATTCATAGGATTATAATATACATAGAAAAAAACCTGCCAAAATTCAGCAGGTTTTTTTAGTTTTTACTATCTTGGTTCAACAAGGAACTTTATTGCTGTCCTTTCTTCTCCTTCAATTTCAATGTCAGTAAAAGCTGGTATACAAATTAAATCCATACCACTTGGTGCTACAAAACCTCTAGAAATAGCAATAGCTTTAACAGCCTGATTAATTGCACCTGCACCGATTGCCTGAATCTCCGCATTCCCTTTTTCTCTTAAGACTCCAGCTAATGCTCCTGCAACAGAATTTGGACTTGATTTTGCTGATACTTTTAATACATCCATTAAAATAGCCCCCTCTAACTATATTTTTTATTATATTTAGTGCTTATATCTCTATTCTACAAATAACAAAAGAATCCTCTTTTTTTTAATAATTTTTTAACTTAAAGCCTATTTTGCATATTCTATTGCTCTTGTTTCTCTTATAACATTAATCTTAATTTGTCCAGGGTAATCTAGCTCCTGCTCAATTTTTTTTACGACTTCTCTTGCAATATGAGTAATGTAATCATCACTTATTTCATCAGGTTTTACCATTATTCTTAATTCACGACCAGCTTGTATAGCATAAGATTTTTCTATTCCCTCAAAGGAACTGGCTATATCCTCAAGCTTTTCAAGCCTCTTTATATATGTTTCTAAGGTTTCCCTTCTTGCACCAGGTCTTGCAGCTGATATAGCATCTGCTGCTTGTACTAATACAGCCTCTACTGTTTGAGGCTCAACATCTCCATGATGAGCTGCTATTGCATGAAGGACTTCTTTAGACTCTTTATACCTTTTTGCAAAATCTACACCAATAGTAACATGAGGACCTTCAATTTCGTGATCCACAGCCTTACCTATATCATGTAATAATCCCGCTCTCTTTGCAACCTTAATATCCACACCTAACTCTGCAGCCATAGTTCCTGCAAGATGGGCTACCTCTATGGAATGCCTTAATACATTTTGGCCGTAACTACTTCTGTACTTTAATCTTCCTAATAATTTCATTAGTTCAGGATGAAGATTGTGTACTCCCACATCAAAGGCAGCTTGTTCGCCTTCTTCTTTTATAATAACATCTACTTCTTTCTTGGCCTTTTCAACCATTTCTTCAATTCTAGCTGGATGGATTCTTCCATCTGCTATTAGTTTTTCCAATGCAATTCTAGCAACTTCTCTTCTAATTGGATCAAAACCTGATAATACTACAGCTTCTGGAGTATCATCGATTATTAAATCTATTCCTGTTAATGTCTCTAATGTTCTAATATTCCTACCTTCTCTACCTATTATACGCCCTTTCATTTCATCATTAGGTAAAGGTACCACTGTTACCGTAGTATCAGCTACGTGATCAGCAGCACATTTTTGAATTGCACAAGAAATAATTTTCCTTGCCCGCTTTTCAGCTTCTTCTTTAGCCTTACTTTCATGTTCTTTTATCATAATGGCAGATTCATGAACTATTTCTTTCTTAACATCATTTAATAGTGTTTCTTTTGCTTCATCAGTAGTGAGTCCTGACAACCTTTCTAACTCATCTACTTGTTTTTCATAAAGCTTACCAATTTCATGTTCCTTTTCTTCTAAACGCTTTGTTCTTTTAGTTAGAAGTTCTTCTTTTCTATCAAAGTTTTCACTTTTTCTATCAATAACTTCTTCCTTATTAACAAGCCGACGCTC
Coding sequences within:
- a CDS encoding PadR family transcriptional regulator, translated to MSTYKGERNRQFPAKISTTSFVKLYILHFLKERSYYGNEIIDEIKTRLDGKWEPSPGMVYPLLRDLEEKGYVTGWWDEPDKRSIRRYKITDKGYEHYKVILLMYKPIFEDSLHIINNVLMDIYGIDR
- a CDS encoding HesA/MoeB/ThiF family protein is translated as MKKHIDKRYVKNMNALSIGENKILNESKVCIVGCGGLGGYIIELLGRIGVGNLTVIDGDVFDETNLNRQVLCHTKNIGQNKAIEAKKRMELVNPLIKVTAIDKMLTAKNASTILKGHDVIVDALDNIKVRLLLQEKAKQLDIPMIHGAIAGFYGQVTTILPGDDILNKLYPEDTIEKKGIEGSLGNLSFIVPLIASMEVSEVIKLLIKQGDLLNKKVLFIDSLENNYDLIEFD
- a CDS encoding pyridoxal phosphate-dependent aminotransferase gives rise to the protein MNLSKKGLEISPSVTLEITAKAKAMKAEGIDVISFGAGEPDFNTPESIQKEGIRAIKKGLTKYTAASGITELKKAVCEKLEKDNNLTYEPENIIISSGAKHSIYNALMAILNPEDEVIISIPYWVSYPEMVKIAGGKPVFIQTKEENGFKFNVDDLNNVLTDKTKAIILNSPSNPTGAIYTKDELGVIANWAVENNVFVISDEIYEKLIYDDLKHVSIANLGDEIKDLTIVINGMSKAYAMTGWRIGYAAAHRDIAKIMSNIQSHTTSNPCSISQYASIEGLTGEQENVLEMKKHFEERRNYMNKAVNSIKGLSCKKPEGAFYIMINFKELKGKVINGQTINSSLDLANLLLDKGNVAVVPGMGFGDDDYIRLSYATSMENIKEGLKRIKDIVEEN
- the rny gene encoding ribonuclease Y: MELLIAVIISVIIGIVIGYYIRKTIGEGKIGNAELLAEKILDDAKRDGESHKKELLLEAKEEVHKMRTEIEKENRERRTELQRLERRLVNKEEVIDRKSENFDRKEELLTKRTKRLEEKEHEIGKLYEKQVDELERLSGLTTDEAKETLLNDVKKEIVHESAIMIKEHESKAKEEAEKRARKIISCAIQKCAADHVADTTVTVVPLPNDEMKGRIIGREGRNIRTLETLTGIDLIIDDTPEAVVLSGFDPIRREVARIALEKLIADGRIHPARIEEMVEKAKKEVDVIIKEEGEQAAFDVGVHNLHPELMKLLGRLKYRSSYGQNVLRHSIEVAHLAGTMAAELGVDIKVAKRAGLLHDIGKAVDHEIEGPHVTIGVDFAKRYKESKEVLHAIAAHHGDVEPQTVEAVLVQAADAISAARPGARRETLETYIKRLEKLEDIASSFEGIEKSYAIQAGRELRIMVKPDEISDDYITHIAREVVKKIEQELDYPGQIKINVIRETRAIEYAK
- a CDS encoding stage V sporulation protein S encodes the protein MDVLKVSAKSSPNSVAGALAGVLREKGNAEIQAIGAGAINQAVKAIAISRGFVAPSGMDLICIPAFTDIEIEGEERTAIKFLVEPR
- a CDS encoding PHP domain-containing protein, whose product is MITDLHLHTTFSDGSYTPSQAVDMAVESGLDGIAITDHDSLEGIEAAVKRGKLYNDFYIIPGIEFGCVYLDEEVHLLGYFFDYYSENMLSLTKGLKDARVTRGEKIIKKLNNLGIKITIDDVIKHARKDYIGRPHIGRALIDKGYVNSMDEAFGKYLNRGKPAYVERYKLRIEEVVELIHSENGLVSLAHPGLLDQKEIINHCIKSGIDGIEVIHPKHSNKNVLDFIKVAERFNLIATGGSDWHGNFKDGDCLLGKYYVNLNNIPEMKRRIQNVNI